Sequence from the Penaeus vannamei isolate JL-2024 chromosome 41, ASM4276789v1, whole genome shotgun sequence genome:
aaaaggcgttagacagggcgacaccatctcaccaaagctgtttacagcctgcctcgaggaaatattcaagaaactagaatgggaagggaagggtatcaaaataggagatgaacacctaaacaacctaagatttgcagacgacattgttctccttagtgaatcagctgatgaactgcagcaattaataaacgatctgaatagagaaagcctaaaagtcggacttaagatgaacaagaaaaagactaaggttatgttcaacagcagagtcccactcaaacaaatacacgtacaaggcgaagcgctagaggtagtagacaggtatatatacctaggacaactcgtgcagacaagcacatctagtgaacaggaaataaagcgacgaatcagtctaggctggagtgccttcggcaggcacagtagcacactaagaggttccttgcctttgtgcttaaaaagaaaagtctttaaccaatgcgtcctcccagttatgacctatgggtcagaaacatggactacaaccaggttactggagaggaaactaataagcgcccagagagggatggaaagatcgatgatgggaattagcctgagagatcggaagagggcgacgtggatcagagaacagacgaaggtagaagatatactcaggagcattaaaaagaagaaatggcaatgggcagggcatgtatgtcggagacaaaacgacagatggacaaagaaagtaacagactggactataaataacttaaggaggcaaagagccagaccaatgacacgatggcgcgacgaaatagcgaaatttgggggccaagactggaaacaaacatcgcaagacaggaaaacctggaaaagaatgggagaggcctacgtcctgcagtggattgactcaggctgatgatgatgatgatgatatatatatatatatatatatatatatatatatatacatatatacatatatacacatatacacacacatacacatacacacatacacacacacacacacgcacactaacacacacacacacacgcgcacacacacacacacacacacacacacacacactacacatacacacggacacacgcaaacacacacacacacacacacacacacacacacatatatatatatattatatatatatattatatatatattatatatatatatatatatatatatatatataaatataaaaatttatatatatatgtatatatatatatatatatatatatatatatatatatatatatatatatatataatgtacatatatatgtatatgtatgtatatatgtatatatatatgtgtgtatatatatatatgtgtgtatatatatatatatatatatatatatatatatatatatttatatataaatatatatatatatatatgtatatatatgaaaatgaaactagccacattgagaatagagaataagcgtgacgtttcgaactcttctcgagttcctcatcagacaaaaaaccgaaatggttttttgtctgatgaggaactcgagaagagttcgaaacgtcacgcttattctctattctcattgtggctagtttctttttcatttttgtgttcacgtgattgtgtttgtgcttgtgttcatgtatatatatatatatatatatatatatatatatatatatatatatatattcgtacatatatatacatgtatatatatatatatatatatatatatatatgtatagatatatgtatatataggtgtacatatatgtctatgtgtgtatatatatatatatatatatatatatatatatctatagatatatgtatatatatgtatatatatatatatatatatatatatatatatttatatatatatatatgtatatatatatatatatttgtacatatatatacatgtatatatatatatatatatatatatatatatatatatatatatatatatatatttatatacatatatatatatatatttatatatatatatatgtatatatatacatatatacatatatatatatatatatatatatatatatatatatgtatatatatatatacatatatatatatatatatatatatatatatatatatatatatatatatgtatagatatatgtatatataggtatatatatatatatatatatatatatatatatatatatatatatatatatatatatatatatatatgtgtgtgtgtgtgtatagatatatgtatagatatatgtatatataggtatatatatatacatatatatatatatatatatatatatatatatatatatatataaatatatatatatagggatccTCGTACGTGGAAGCGAAGGGCGgatacggctatgcgcccccatcgacGTCAGCCCccttaatgatgatatatatatatatatatatatatatatatatatatatatatatatatatatacatatacatatacatatacatatatatatatatatatatatatatatatatatatatatatatatacatatacatatatatatatatatatatatatatatatatatatatatatatatacatatatatatatatatatatatatatatatatatatatgtgtgtatatatatgtatatatatatatatatatatatatatatatatatatatctataaatatatatatacatacatatatatgtatatatttatatatatatatatttatatatatatatatatataattatatatatatacttatatatatatatatgtataaatttttatatatatatacatatatatatatttttttatatatacttatatatatatatatatatatatatatatatatatatatatatatgtgtgtgtgtgtgtgtgtgtgtatgtgtgtgtgtgtgtgtgtgtgtgtgtgtgtgtgtgtgtgtgtgtgtgtgtgtgtgtgtgtgtgtgtgtctgtgtgcgtgtgggtatgtatgcatatggttACATAcacaagggagaaagggagagagatttgggattagacggagagaggggggatagaaggggtagGGTGTgttcagggggggtgggggtgaaatcaATTTCCTTCTTTCGGTCAAATATCAGCAAGTGGTTTCAACTGCCAAGTGTTCCTATAGATGCTTTGGGGTTTGACCATTGATGTCTCGATCGGAAAATTGCTTCGGTTGGTAggtctgtgcgtgtgtaatatatatatatatatatatgtatatatatgtatatatatatatatatatatgtatatatatgtatatatatacatatatatatacatatatatatatatatatatatatagatatagatatatttatatatatgtatatgtatgtatatatatatatatatatatagatatatatcttatatatatatattatatatatgcatgtaggtatgtatgcatatatattcataaataaataaataaataaataaacacacacacacacattaaatatatatatatatatatatatatatatatatatatatatatatatatatatatatatatatatatatatatatatatatatatagtacacacacacacacacatatatacatatataaatataaatatatatatatatatatatatatatatatatatatatatatatatatatatatatatatatatatatatatatatatgtgtgtgtgtgtgtgtgtgtgtgtgtgtgtgtgtgtgtgtgtgtgtgtgtgtgtgtgtgtgtgtgtgtccgtgtatgtatatacatatatatatatatatatacatatacatatataaatatataaatatatatatatatatatatatatatatatatatatatatatatatatatatatatatacatatacatatacatatatatatcatcatcatcatcatcatcagcctgagtcaatccactgcaggacgtaggcctctcccattcttttccaggtttccctgtcttgcgatgtttgtttccagtcttggcccccaaatttcgctatttcgtcgcgccatcgtgtcattggtctggctcttggcctccttaagttatttatagtccagtctgttactttctttgtccatctgtcgtcttgtctccgacatacatgccctgcccattgccatttcttctttttaatgctcttgagtatatcttctaccttcgtctgttctctgatccacgtcgccctcttccgatctctcaggctaattcccatcatcgatctttccatccctctctgggcgcttattagtttcctctccagtaacctggttgtagtccatgtttctgacccataggtcataactgggaggacgcattgattaaagacttttctttttaagcacaatggcaaggaacctcttagtgtgctactgtgcctgccgaaggcactccaacctagactgattcgtcgctttatttcctgttcacaaaacacacacacacacacacacacacacacacacacacacacaaacacacacacacacacacacacacacacacacacacacacacacatatatatatatatatatatatatatatatatatatatatatatatatatatatacatatacatacacacatacacagaatgtatgtatttatatacatgtgtatatatatatatatatatatatatatatatatatatatatatatatatatatatatatatatatacccacatgcaaacacctacatacacatacatgtgtgtgtatctgtgtgtgtgtgtgtgtgtgtgtgtgtgtgtgtgtgtgtgtgtgtgtgtgtgtgtgcgtgtgtctgtatgtgtgtgtgcgtgtgtctgtatgtgtgtgtgcatacagacatatatatatatatatatatatatatatatatatatatatatatatatatatatatattcatatacacacacacacatatatgcatacacacacacacacacacacacacacacacacacacacacacacacacacacacacatatatatatatatatatatatacacatacacatgcatatatatatatatatatatatatatatatatatatatatatatatacatacatatcatatatacatacatattatatatatttgggcagatcgatcaaacctttcGTGagaagctcgagatgggccgattcCTTGCCTTGCCTGGCGCCTTGCCATGAGGGAACCTCGCGGGTGGAAACAGACGGtaaatgcggctatgcgcccccgtcggcattagctccatgatgatgatggcgatatatatatatatatatatatatatatatatatatatatatatatatatatatatatattttatatacacacagagaatgtatgtatatatatacatgtgtatatatatacatatatatccacatgcaaacacccacatacacatatatgtgtgtgtgtgtctgtgcatgtgtctgtatgtgtgtgcatgcgtgtgtgtgtgtatgtatatatatatatatatatatatatatatatatatatatatatatatatatatatatatatatatatatgtgtgtgtgtgtgtgtgtgtgtgtgtgtgtgcgtgtatgtatatgtatgtatacatatatacatatatgcatatgtgtatgcatatatatttgtaaatataaatataaatataaatatatatatatatatacatatatatgtatatatgtatatatatatatatatatatatatatatatatatatatatatgtgtgtgtgtgtgtgtgtgtgtgtgtgtgtgtgtgtgtgtgtgtgtgtttgtgtgtatgtgtatgtgtctgtgtgtgtatgtatgtatatgtatatatgtatatacatatacatatatacatatgtgtatggatatatatatatatatatataaatgattaaatatatatatatatatatatatatatatatatatatatatatatatatatatatatatatatatatatatatatatatatatatatatatacatgcatacgtttatctctctctctctctctctctaatatatatatatatatatatatatatatatatatatatatatatatatatatatatatatatatataaagttacttATTATAAATGTTCTTTTAACCTGTCGTAAAGAGTGAGTAAAAAGGGATCTTTAATAAAAAGTAAACATTTACGCTGTGTCTGCAAAGCTTTGTATGAAATCATAGGAATTCACAGAATCCTTCGCTCTATTGATGAAGACTCGGACACCTGTGGCACATCGGCCTCGCCTTTGGTCGCGAAAAGGTCAAAGTGATTCCAGGTTGTGAATGACCACACCTGTGCGACAGGAAGGGACATGGAGACGCAGGGCTATATAGCCACACCTGCAGAGGGTTTCAGCCAGAGTGCTTGAGTGATCCGGCCCGCCAAGtggtcctcctcctgctcctcgacTCCAATACTCGTCCAGGTCCTCCTCGAAGAGCTCTCGCCATGAGGGTCTTCTCCGTCGGGTTGGTGACGGCGATGCTGCTGGTGAGTGCCGACCTTTGACCTGCCTTCCCATGCTTCCACTCTTGCCTATTGATTGCACAGCCACGTATATGTCaatcatatgattatataatactGATGCGTCTTCATGATTCCACTTGCTTTGCAGTGCGCCTGGAGCGATGCCAGTGCCAGGATAGCACCGAAGAGCAGGTGGGTGTGAAGCTGGGCACCGTGCCCCTGGCAGTTATGAGGCTCTTAAAAGATTCAACACACTAGCTGCACCTGCGGATTTTCAACATTGTTGTTACGGGTTTTATGCTGTATATCGATCAGTTAGTAAAaggtaaatattaaatatattatagttTAATGTGTAAATTTACTTTGCCACTTCCTTAGAAGCAATGTATAATTTTTCAGGTTTATTGGATTTCGTCAAGTGACCCTGAACCCAGGTCAGGCACAGACTTACCCCAGTGGTGGTGTTGGTCCACGTCAGGTGACACTGAACCCAGGTCAGGCACAGACTTACCCCAGTGGTGGTGTTGGTCCACGTCAAGTGACACTGAACCCAGGTCAGGCACAGACTTACCCCAGTGGAGGTGTTGGTCCACGTCAAGTGACACTGAACCCTGGTCAGGCTCATACCTACCCCAGTGGAGGTGTTGGTCCGCGTCAAGTGACACTGAACCCTGGTCAGGCTCAGACCTACCCCAGTGGAGGTGTTGGCCCTCGCATGGCACCACATTTTGAAAACAgaggtatttattttctttacactTGTTCATCATCTCAAAAGTAACTagttcatatacatgtgtacatatacagcacacacacacacacacacacacacacacacacacacacatatatatatatatatatatatatatatatatatatatatatatatatatatatatatattaactcgtTCCAGCTGCAGTGGGGTGCGGATCTTACTACATCGCTCCAGGTTCTTCCAAGACATTCCAGTCAAAGAACTACCCCAATAACTACCCCGGGGGTAAGAAGTGCACCTGGAAATTCCGCGTAAGTTCTTTCCTGAGTGAGAATTCACTGCAGCGCCAATCAACCTTCATTTTGATTGTCATATGCTGTGATGCAGTTTTGATTTCTTCAGCTGCTTGACTCCGTCTAATTCCTTATTTTCTCAGACTTCTACCGACTCCAAGTTGAGCATCGAGTGTGATGATTTCCAGCTGCAACACTCGAAAAACTGCAAAAAAGATTTCTTCCGCGTCACAGATTCCTCTGGTtttaagaaaaagtaaatacCATTACGTTTCTGTTAACTGCATATTCTACAGAAGGAGGAGGTATTTTGCAGATTAACCGATATTTCTCCGTGTCTTTTGCAGGTACTGCGGTGTCAAGGGTTCTCTGACTGTGTCTGATAAATCTAGTAAAGTTACTGTCTTgttcaaaacaaacaagaagaaatcTAATACAGGATTTTCCTGCTCTGTCAGAGCTTCAGGTAAAATTCAGTATATTTCCAGTAACTGAGGAACATTGGAAGTCTTGCAATAAGCTTCATTTGCACATTTCGCAATTCCGCATAATGTCTTCTCTTTGTAATATCCTGTACAGTGCCAGACTCCCAAACAACAACTGTAGACCCTGAGCCAACTTCAGAATGCAGTATGTATTTACCCTTCCTCTTTGCTCTGATAACGGAATATCCAGagttgaataataaaaatgaaaacgtcCATGTAAAGAGTTGGAAATCCATGGCTTCACGACCCACAGTATAACACACAAACGTCTTTCCCGTAGCTGGATGTGGACAAGTCAACCGTGCCAACCGCATTGTTGGTGGAGAAGAGACGGAGGTGAACGAATATCCCTGGATGGTTTCTCTTGTCGACGGCAGTGGATACTATCACTTCTGTGGCGGTTCTATCATCTCCAGCCAATGGGTCGTCACTGCAGCTCACTGTGCAGTAGGGTAagtagctactactactactactactaataaaaagaagaaaaaaaaatcctcttattGTCTCAGATGCACTTCTCTATTCCCTACTATTATTGCAGCATGACCACCTCGGATTATGTGCTGGTGGGAGACCACAACCTGTACTCCGCAAGCGAAGCCAATTCTCAGTGGATGGAGATTGCTGAAGTAAGTTTTATGTCTTCACTTCCTCATAGAACATTGGAAAAACTgaatcgttttatcattattcttctcgaCCTATATTTTCAAGATCAAACAACTAAACAATTGTAATATCCTTTGCAACAGATTGTGAATCATCCGTCCTATGATTCCAACACACTGGACAACGACATTGCCCTCATCAGACTCAAGACAGAGATCCAGTTCCCATCTGACAACAAAATCGCCCCTGTCTGCCTTCCAACTGCTGGTGAAATGTATGATAGTGTGGATGCCACAATCACAGGATGGGGAGCTCAACAGGAGGGTGGGTACTGATATTCGTGATAAGCCTTTTAAAGTTTTGTTTTATATCAGAGAATGATAACATAAAACTTCCTACATTGACTCATACAATGCATTTAACAGGAGGATCCACATCGGGCACCTTGTTCGAGGTAACAGTACCCACCATGACAAACACCGTATGCAATACCAAGTACGGAGGACGCATCACTGACAACATGATCTGCGCAGGCATTCCTGAGGGAGGCAAGGACTCCTGCCAGGTATGTTCTTCATTCTTGCTTTTGAGGATACAATTTCAACTTGTCTTTTTTGATAGATGACATTCCTTTCGATATATTTCACACAGTATATGTGAATATTACAGGGAGACTCTGGTGGACCAATGGTGGTGGAAGAAAACGGCAAGTGGAAGCTGGTGGGAGTTGTGTCGTGGGGTTATGGCTGTGCTCGACCTGAAAGGCCCGGAGTCTATGCCAGAGTTACACGTGGGTATATTATACTTTGCTACCGAATTAATTTCTGCAGTTCAGTAACTCAAAtctcttatgatatatatatatatatatatatatatatatatatatatatatatatatatatatatcaaagatccGAATGAGAAACACACCTCAAGCTTTCCCTAGAAGGAAAAATGTACCAAAGGTTTTGCCTGTAAGAAACACTCGCATGTTGACTGTCTATGACCGATATTTTGCGATCCATAAATGTTTTTCTTAGGCCCTCTGGCACCACAGATAGAAAGCAATCGCAGTCAAAAAATTGTGCTCTTACTAGAAATATTTTAATatacttttcattattcttttatatacagTCAGTTAATGAGCACGTTTTTTCATCAGAATATTTGCAATGGATTTCTGACACAACAACCGGAGTCTGTGTCGATGGGAGCGCACCTGCTCCGACAAATGCCCCGACGCCTGCCCCTACTTCTGATCCCAATTCTGACTGCCGTaagtaaaaatatcaaaatttgtAGCAATCTACAAAATACCATAATACTAAAAAGATCAAACAAAACATTTACATAGGCTTCAGCATTGATGAGCTATCAGAAAACTTGTTacacaataatgaaatgatgatggatGGACAACCTATGAAGTATCCAGTACTCCATTCATTTTCAAGCTGTCTTACCTTCTATGAACTGTTTTTGAGAGTTTCTTGTTATTCCCACAGCTGGATGTGGGCAAGTCAACCGTGCCAACCGCATTGTTGGTGGAGTAGAGACGGAGGTGAACGAATATCCCTGGATGGTTTCTCTTGTCGACGGCAGTGGATACTATCACTTCTGTGGCGGTTCTATCATCTCCAGCCAATGGGTCGTCACTGCAGCTCACTGTGCAGTTGGGTAAGTAGATCCtattgaagtaaaaaaagaaaaaatcctcttATTGTCTCAGATGTACTTCACTACTCCATATTATTATTGCAGCATGACCACCTCGGATTATGTGCTGGTGGGAGACCACAACCTGTTCTCCGGAAGCGAAGCCAATTCTCAGTGGATGCAGATTGCTGAAGTAAGTTCAGTGTCCTCACTTCATCATAGAACATTGGAAAAAAATGGATTTGTCATGATTTTCTAGTATTTtcaaaaacaaactaaacaatTGCAATACATATCCTTTCCAACAGATTAAGAATCATCCGTCCTATGATTCCAATACACTGGACAACGACATTGCCCTCATCAGACTCAAGACAGAGATCCAGTTCCCATCTGACAACAAAATCGCCCCTGTCTGCCTTCCAACTGCTGGTGAAATGTATGATAGTGTGGATGCCACAATCACAG
This genomic interval carries:
- the LOC113811166 gene encoding transmembrane protease serine 9, whose amino-acid sequence is MRTESDLLALIEELSSIQWDIVGLCEVRRLGEEQKKGHGDAGLYSHTCRGFQPECLSDPARQVVLLLLLDSNTRPGPPRRALAMRVFSVGLVTAMLLCAWSDASARIAPKSRFIGFRQVTLNPGQAQTYPSGGVGPRQVTLNPGQAQTYPSGGVGPRQVTLNPGQAQTYPSGGVGPRQVTLNPGQAHTYPSGGVGPRQVTLNPGQAQTYPSGGVGPRMAPHFENRAAVGCGSYYIAPGSSKTFQSKNYPNNYPGGKKCTWKFRTSTDSKLSIECDDFQLQHSKNCKKDFFRVTDSSGFKKKYCGVKGSLTVSDKSSKVTVLFKTNKKKSNTGFSCSVRASVPDSQTTTVDPEPTSECTGCGQVNRANRIVGGEETEVNEYPWMVSLVDGSGYYHFCGGSIISSQWVVTAAHCAVGMTTSDYVLVGDHNLYSASEANSQWMEIAEIVNHPSYDSNTLDNDIALIRLKTEIQFPSDNKIAPVCLPTAGEMYDSVDATITGWGAQQEGGSTSGTLFEVTVPTMTNTVCNTKYGGRITDNMICAGIPEGGKDSCQGDSGGPMVVEENGKWKLVGVVSWGYGCARPERPGVYARVTQYLQWISDTTTGVCVDGSAPAPTNAPTPAPTSDPNSDCPGCGQVNRANRIVGGVETEVNEYPWMVSLVDGSGYYHFCGGSIISSQWVVTAAHCAVGMTTSDYVLVGDHNLFSGSEANSQWMQIAEIKNHPSYDSNTLDNDIALIRLKTEIQFPSDNKIAPVCLPTAGEMYDSVDATITGWGAQQEGGSTSGTLFEVTVPTMTNTECNTKYGGSITDNMICAGIPKGGKDSCQGDSGGPMVVEENGKWKLVGVVSWGYGCARPDRPGVYARVTQYLQWISDTTTGVCVDGSAPAPTNAPTPAPTSDPNSDCPGCGQVNRANRIVGGVETEVNEYPWMVSLVDGSGYYHFCGGSIISSQWVVTAAHCAVGMTTSDYVLVGDHNLYSGSEANSQWMQIAEIKNHPSYDSNTLDNDIALIRLKTEIQFPSDNKIAPVCLPTAGEMYDSVDATITGWGAQQEGGSTSGTLFEVTVPTMTNTVCNTKYGGRITDNMICAGISEGGKDSCQGDSGGPMVVEENGKWKLVGVVSWGYGCARPERPGVYARVTQYLDWISTSTGGVCPTAG